One Devosia lacusdianchii genomic window carries:
- a CDS encoding apolipoprotein A1/A4/E domain-containing protein, producing the protein MAKNPTPTNDPAALAFSAVEDALKESVFSLDSTPQQASERKPEAARSERLRAADKIAQQAGAVANDDRFPTSKILYNLQNRSSAAPTWIALLLSVVWLAAAGTVAWLRYGPQLNNFSQFAGTIDFVGLLAILILPVVGFFAVATLFRRAQDLRNAASSITQAAIRLAEPEVTAADKVASVGQAVRREVNALGDGLERALSRAGELEVMIHNEVTALERTYSDNESRMRALIAELASQRESVLTNTERVREAITESHTGLVFDLDMISQRIAGTIVESGGNLTRALETAGNTLTNSFGERTESFVTLVDNRTTDFISSLDDSTGRLSLTFDDKTATLTDALDSRAGNLNAGVESRIAALTDALDSHAASIAAAMDERTRIIEERTGILTGTFEDRTANLAGLLEGTTGKLSETLDDTTGRLAASIDERTAALSNLLSTGGASLLDQLRNRGHEVTGGLDMIGQRIADDITARSREAEVLLSALTRQLDESVSIQLNAMDSRLQSAVIEINGALDDTSERARITLASAGQDSLSQFDARLTEIAAILDTRLHTLDGVIGDKGDSLIARLEEQGTSFAARANVLEMALNEESGRFNDVVSERTREIGEVLGAKTKAITESLLNRSREIADSLDGHAGIISEALDGRTKAIDDILASRTGELTSAIETRVLELDETLSGRSRDMSEAIRVRSQELGETLSGSTSAFDQAIQGRTQRLADTLAEKTTALSLELDSRTGSLTSQLDERTAALADHIDERAATLTSRIEERTTLIASEIAERTATLTGELDARSSELRTALDGGTQQLAQAVGTRTQQLSEALGTRTQALSDTLATHTASIGETIGLRTAELADTISAQGEEARTKIDASLRAATDTMGERVNSMSTLIADRVSELNTNLGSGLDSAIARITDAENGVTTRIDAASATVGESARKAADIIENGVNSARKAIADMVDSRLGTLPEAITARADITAERLAALNASINTSITQSMADLEAGADRIEETIATRITAATQNIATDITTTANRMDSAVRVALDQIRVAAGDIDQLLTVKAVTAVDTIETRLTDINRSVEEHTNAFAALVSERSDQLQGALNSHGNLLRDALGENAREAEAIMAVSTSRILTDVTAALGKLNDSNLLLQRVLDASTANLANLETSVAQQTSTYSNTIRDAIGQTEQAGSMVSQHVTALQATIRGMVDEFSTVLGKLDTEAAHMAQASTALTTTSDNALETLEERRGAMDALAQSFAARADDIDGRMRMFAQSIADTVNDTERRLIGARRAMDEALSATTGTVAETLAQTTSTITDTLAAATGEINETLRSTSDNVSNALYATNERFNTTLNSNAAQVDNVVQRAADAAANALNQTASSVRLALSDQASQVNDALEQNANRVSDVLASTAGNVTDVLTSTTSTLADTINDSASSVRSAIAANTGQLRQAIDQTTGTFRQALDETSGEVTDRLGEFRGAADAEGRRANAALQQAQQQMVAEMQRAIEEATQRFNDTARAMRETAREVGGELEATRAELARGVNELPEETRASAAAMRRVVAEQIEALSELNAIVRSQPATHDLNNRRPPQRSTPPRQEVRNDPPAYQPPREAYRPEPARQTLVDPIRTIERPPEPVRQAEPVRQPEPVRQPEPVRQPEPQPVAEAPAAATPQGENGGWLRDVLRNATAKQQSTQPQAGLSGLTEEIARSIDDNALADAWARYQAGESNVFSRRIYTLAGQGTYDDVRKRLQRDPEFARTAQAYMSEFEQLLKRAAAGPQPAAETREYLLSDRGKVYTTLAHASGRLS; encoded by the coding sequence ATGGCGAAGAATCCGACCCCCACTAACGATCCCGCCGCGCTGGCCTTTTCAGCCGTCGAAGACGCTCTCAAGGAATCGGTTTTCAGCCTCGACAGCACGCCGCAGCAGGCTTCCGAACGGAAGCCCGAAGCCGCCCGCTCCGAGCGCCTGCGCGCTGCCGACAAGATCGCGCAGCAGGCCGGCGCCGTCGCCAATGACGACCGCTTCCCCACGTCCAAGATTCTCTACAACCTGCAGAACCGCTCGTCCGCCGCGCCGACCTGGATCGCCCTGCTGCTGTCGGTGGTTTGGCTTGCCGCTGCCGGTACCGTTGCGTGGCTGCGCTATGGCCCGCAGCTCAACAATTTCAGCCAGTTTGCCGGCACGATCGATTTCGTCGGGCTGCTCGCCATCCTGATCCTGCCGGTGGTCGGCTTCTTTGCCGTCGCTACCCTTTTCCGCCGCGCGCAGGACCTGCGCAACGCGGCGTCGTCGATCACCCAGGCGGCCATTCGCCTGGCCGAGCCCGAAGTCACCGCCGCCGACAAGGTCGCCTCGGTTGGCCAGGCCGTCCGCCGTGAGGTCAATGCCCTGGGCGATGGCCTGGAGCGCGCGCTGAGCCGCGCCGGCGAGCTCGAAGTGATGATCCACAACGAGGTCACCGCGCTCGAACGAACCTATTCGGACAATGAATCGCGCATGCGTGCGCTGATCGCCGAGCTGGCCAGCCAGCGCGAAAGCGTGCTGACCAATACCGAGCGCGTGCGCGAGGCCATTACCGAGAGCCATACCGGCCTCGTCTTCGACCTCGACATGATCAGCCAGCGCATTGCCGGCACCATCGTCGAAAGCGGCGGCAACCTGACCCGCGCCCTCGAAACCGCCGGCAACACGCTGACCAACTCGTTCGGCGAACGCACCGAGAGCTTCGTCACGCTGGTCGACAACCGCACCACCGACTTCATCTCCTCGCTCGATGACAGCACGGGCCGCCTGTCGCTGACCTTCGACGACAAGACCGCCACCCTCACCGACGCGCTCGACAGCCGTGCCGGCAACCTCAATGCCGGCGTCGAGAGCCGCATCGCGGCGCTGACCGATGCGCTCGATAGCCACGCCGCCAGCATTGCCGCAGCCATGGATGAGCGTACCCGCATCATCGAGGAGCGCACCGGCATCCTGACCGGCACGTTCGAGGACCGTACCGCCAACCTCGCCGGCCTGCTCGAAGGCACGACCGGCAAGCTGTCCGAGACGCTGGACGATACGACCGGCCGTCTCGCTGCGTCGATCGACGAGCGCACCGCCGCGCTGTCCAACCTGCTAAGCACGGGCGGCGCTTCGTTGCTCGACCAGCTGCGCAATCGCGGCCACGAAGTGACCGGCGGCCTCGACATGATCGGCCAGCGCATTGCCGACGACATCACGGCGCGCTCGCGCGAAGCCGAAGTGCTGCTGAGCGCCCTCACCCGCCAGCTCGATGAATCGGTGTCCATCCAGCTCAACGCCATGGATAGCCGCCTGCAGTCAGCGGTTATCGAGATTAATGGCGCGCTCGACGACACCTCCGAACGCGCCCGCATCACCCTGGCCTCGGCCGGGCAGGATTCGCTGAGCCAGTTCGACGCGCGCCTGACCGAGATTGCCGCGATTCTTGACACGCGCCTGCATACGCTGGACGGCGTCATCGGCGACAAGGGCGACAGCCTGATCGCGCGCCTCGAGGAACAGGGTACGAGCTTTGCCGCCCGCGCCAATGTGCTCGAAATGGCGCTGAACGAAGAATCCGGCCGCTTCAACGACGTCGTGTCCGAACGCACCCGCGAAATTGGCGAAGTGCTCGGCGCCAAGACCAAGGCGATCACCGAAAGCCTGCTCAACCGCAGCCGCGAAATCGCCGACTCGCTCGACGGCCATGCCGGCATCATCTCGGAAGCCCTCGACGGCCGCACCAAGGCCATCGACGATATCCTGGCGAGCCGCACCGGCGAGTTGACCAGCGCCATCGAGACCCGCGTCCTCGAACTCGACGAAACGCTCTCCGGCCGCAGCCGCGACATGAGCGAGGCCATTCGCGTACGCAGCCAGGAATTGGGCGAAACCCTTTCCGGCAGCACCAGTGCATTCGATCAGGCCATCCAGGGGCGCACCCAGCGCCTCGCCGATACCCTGGCCGAAAAGACCACGGCCCTGTCGCTGGAACTCGATAGCCGTACCGGCAGCTTGACCAGCCAGCTCGACGAACGTACTGCCGCGCTCGCAGACCATATCGACGAGCGTGCAGCAACGCTCACCAGCCGCATCGAAGAGCGTACGACGCTGATCGCCAGCGAAATCGCCGAACGTACGGCCACGCTGACCGGCGAACTCGATGCCCGCTCAAGCGAACTGCGCACCGCCCTCGACGGTGGCACCCAGCAGCTCGCCCAGGCCGTCGGCACCCGCACCCAGCAGCTTTCCGAAGCCTTGGGCACGCGCACCCAAGCTCTCAGCGACACGCTGGCCACGCACACTGCCTCGATAGGCGAGACCATCGGCCTGCGCACGGCCGAACTGGCCGACACCATCTCGGCGCAGGGCGAGGAAGCTCGCACCAAAATCGATGCGTCGCTGCGCGCCGCGACCGACACGATGGGCGAGCGCGTCAACTCGATGTCGACGCTGATTGCCGACCGCGTTTCCGAGCTCAATACCAATCTCGGTTCGGGCCTCGACAGCGCCATCGCCCGCATCACCGATGCCGAGAACGGCGTCACCACCCGCATCGACGCGGCCAGCGCCACCGTGGGCGAAAGCGCCCGCAAGGCCGCCGACATCATCGAGAACGGCGTCAATTCGGCCCGCAAGGCCATTGCCGACATGGTCGACAGCCGCCTGGGCACCCTGCCCGAGGCCATCACCGCCCGCGCCGATATCACGGCCGAGCGCCTGGCTGCCCTCAATGCCTCGATCAATACCTCGATCACCCAATCGATGGCCGATCTTGAAGCCGGCGCTGACCGCATCGAGGAAACCATTGCGACCCGCATCACCGCGGCCACGCAGAACATCGCGACCGACATCACGACAACGGCCAACCGCATGGACAGCGCCGTGCGCGTGGCGCTGGACCAGATCCGTGTGGCGGCCGGCGATATCGACCAGCTGTTGACGGTCAAGGCCGTCACCGCGGTCGACACGATCGAGACCCGCCTGACCGACATCAACCGTTCAGTGGAAGAGCACACCAACGCCTTCGCGGCGCTGGTCAGCGAACGTTCGGACCAGCTCCAGGGTGCGCTCAACAGCCACGGCAACCTGCTGCGCGATGCGCTCGGCGAGAATGCCAGGGAAGCCGAAGCCATCATGGCGGTTTCGACCTCGCGCATCCTTACCGATGTCACCGCGGCGCTCGGCAAGCTCAACGACTCCAACCTGCTGCTGCAGCGCGTGCTCGACGCGTCGACCGCCAACCTGGCCAACCTGGAAACCAGCGTCGCCCAGCAGACCTCGACGTATTCGAACACCATCCGCGACGCTATCGGCCAGACCGAACAGGCCGGCAGCATGGTCAGCCAGCACGTCACCGCACTGCAGGCCACCATTCGCGGCATGGTCGACGAGTTCTCGACCGTCCTCGGCAAGCTCGATACCGAAGCCGCCCATATGGCCCAAGCATCGACCGCCCTCACCACGACCAGCGACAACGCCCTCGAAACCCTCGAGGAACGCCGCGGCGCCATGGATGCCCTGGCGCAGAGCTTTGCGGCCCGCGCCGACGATATCGACGGCCGCATGCGCATGTTCGCCCAGTCAATTGCCGACACTGTCAACGATACCGAACGCCGCCTCATCGGTGCCCGCCGCGCCATGGACGAGGCCCTCAGTGCCACGACAGGCACTGTTGCCGAGACGCTTGCGCAGACTACCTCGACCATCACCGATACATTGGCTGCAGCCACCGGTGAGATCAACGAAACCCTGCGCTCGACCTCGGACAACGTCAGCAACGCGCTCTACGCCACCAATGAGCGTTTCAACACCACGCTGAACAGCAATGCCGCCCAGGTCGACAACGTCGTACAGCGCGCCGCCGACGCGGCCGCCAATGCTCTGAACCAAACCGCCTCGTCGGTACGTCTGGCGCTGTCGGACCAGGCCTCGCAGGTCAACGACGCGCTCGAACAGAACGCCAACCGGGTCAGCGATGTGCTGGCCTCTACCGCTGGCAATGTCACCGACGTGCTGACCTCGACCACGAGCACGCTGGCCGACACCATCAATGACAGCGCCAGCTCTGTGCGCAGCGCTATCGCTGCCAATACCGGCCAACTCCGCCAGGCCATCGACCAGACCACCGGCACCTTCCGCCAGGCGCTGGACGAAACGTCGGGCGAAGTCACCGACCGCCTGGGTGAGTTCCGAGGCGCGGCCGATGCCGAAGGCCGCCGTGCCAATGCTGCCCTGCAGCAGGCCCAGCAGCAGATGGTCGCCGAAATGCAGCGCGCCATCGAGGAAGCGACCCAGCGCTTCAACGACACCGCCCGCGCCATGCGCGAGACAGCGCGCGAAGTGGGCGGCGAACTCGAAGCCACGCGCGCCGAACTGGCCCGCGGCGTCAACGAGTTGCCGGAAGAAACCCGCGCCAGCGCCGCCGCGATGCGTCGCGTCGTGGCAGAGCAGATCGAGGCGCTGAGCGAGCTCAATGCCATCGTGCGCAGCCAGCCGGCCACGCATGACCTCAACAACCGCCGTCCGCCGCAGCGTTCCACGCCGCCACGCCAGGAGGTTCGCAACGATCCGCCCGCCTATCAGCCGCCGCGCGAGGCCTACCGCCCCGAGCCGGCCCGCCAGACCTTGGTCGATCCTATCCGCACGATCGAACGCCCGCCCGAGCCGGTCCGCCAGGCAGAGCCCGTACGTCAGCCCGAGCCCGTCCGCCAGCCGGAACCGGTCCGCCAGCCCGAACCGCAGCCGGTAGCTGAAGCTCCGGCGGCAGCGACCCCGCAGGGCGAGAATGGCGGCTGGCTGCGCGACGTGCTGCGCAACGCCACCGCCAAGCAGCAGAGCACCCAACCGCAGGCCGGCCTCTCCGGCCTGACCGAAGAGATCGCCCGCTCGATCGATGACAATGCGCTGGCCGACGCCTGGGCCCGTTACCAGGCTGGCGAAAGCAACGTGTTCTCGCGCCGCATCTACACCCTGGCTGGCCAGGGCACCTACGACGACGTGCGCAAGCGTCTGCAGCGCGACCCCGAATTCGCCCGTACGGCTCAGGCCTATATGAGCGAGTTCGAGCAATTGCTGAAGCGCGCCGCCGCCGGCCCGCAGCCTGCCGCCGAGACCCGCGAATACCTGCTGTCCGATCGCGGCAAGGTCTACACCACACTGGCACATGCCAGCGGCCGGTTGAGCTAG
- a CDS encoding MFS transporter, producing MPSALSRLGTPELRASLFQFSVYLPGAVSAVFLGIWLSEHGLPADQIGLINSLPVLGLLALNMIVGRIADRAKDWRSVIVVLSLLAGVMPIGLFFVSEFWGILLVWLACTMTNGSIPPVIDAATVRMTRRNGTDFGAVRAWATVGYVAGAGGIGVLITVFGASAFAPLFLAMSALRAVIALLLPRFRAPEHQATLAQAAEPTKLRDSLKLWFVLPLIAFALINSSHALIGGFGGLLWVQNGIPDYYIGPLLAVAAMAEAIVMFAWRRFGGRITARNMILAACITSLVRFTVMAFSPPVGMLFAVQMLHGITFGVGYFGVVHFIANWTSESNAAEAQGFATMLQQGAIVLSLAAFGWLVTYFGSAAFFASTIVAVIAIVCVLVSLRIRPPKDAH from the coding sequence ATGCCATCGGCACTTTCGCGCTTGGGCACACCCGAGCTGCGCGCCTCATTATTTCAGTTCTCGGTCTATCTCCCCGGCGCGGTCAGCGCGGTGTTTCTGGGGATATGGCTCAGCGAACATGGCTTGCCTGCTGACCAGATCGGCCTGATCAATTCGCTGCCGGTGCTGGGCCTGCTGGCCCTCAACATGATCGTCGGCCGCATCGCCGACCGGGCCAAGGACTGGCGCAGCGTCATCGTCGTGCTGTCGCTGTTGGCCGGAGTGATGCCGATCGGCCTGTTCTTTGTCAGCGAGTTCTGGGGCATCCTCCTGGTGTGGCTCGCCTGCACCATGACCAACGGCTCCATTCCGCCTGTCATCGACGCCGCGACCGTGCGCATGACGCGTCGCAACGGCACTGACTTTGGCGCTGTGCGCGCCTGGGCGACGGTGGGCTACGTAGCTGGCGCTGGTGGTATCGGGGTGCTGATTACCGTCTTCGGTGCATCGGCCTTCGCGCCGCTTTTCCTCGCCATGTCGGCCCTACGTGCGGTCATCGCGCTGTTGCTGCCACGCTTTCGCGCGCCCGAACATCAAGCGACCCTGGCACAGGCAGCAGAGCCCACGAAGCTGCGGGACTCGCTCAAATTGTGGTTCGTGTTGCCGCTGATCGCCTTCGCGCTCATCAATTCCAGCCACGCGTTGATTGGCGGCTTCGGTGGTCTGCTGTGGGTGCAGAACGGCATACCTGATTACTATATCGGCCCCCTGTTGGCGGTTGCCGCAATGGCCGAAGCCATCGTCATGTTCGCCTGGCGTCGCTTTGGTGGGCGGATCACCGCTCGCAACATGATTCTCGCAGCCTGCATTACGTCGCTGGTGCGCTTCACCGTCATGGCGTTCAGCCCGCCGGTCGGTATGCTGTTCGCTGTGCAGATGCTGCATGGCATTACGTTTGGCGTCGGTTATTTTGGCGTCGTGCACTTCATCGCCAATTGGACCAGCGAATCCAATGCCGCCGAGGCGCAGGGGTTTGCTACCATGTTGCAGCAGGGCGCGATCGTGCTGTCGCTTGCGGCCTTCGGCTGGCTGGTGACGTATTTCGGCAGCGCCGCGTTCTTCGCTTCCACGATTGTGGCAGTGATCGCCATCGTCTGCGTGCTGGTTTCGCTGCGTATTCGGCCGCCCAAGGATGCGCATTGA
- a CDS encoding MFS transporter produces the protein MGLPLAARLGSPAVRTGLFYATLFTSGAVSNPFLPIWLSERGIGTAEIGVINAAPIFAMIVINLIVGRLADRASDWRTVIVIGSILAAIPPIFLLFMDSYVAVIILWTLVIVPFQAIAPVVDAAAYRMARRTGMDFGAIRVWGTIGFVVVTLLAGVVLDRLGPQAFIPLLIAVSVIRALMSLGLPLFRAPDEYMRPMHPIDAPINPLIAIRLGQMWRPWFLLTLIGASLLHGSHMMQMGFGALIWAEEGIPGWVIGILWAVAPTAEILAMVFFERITKRFAARHLILLGCIAGAIRWWGFALEPDIWVLVLLQTLHLATVGLTFLGITNFIANWTSEDIAAEAQSFFVMIRQVITVVALLGFGFLAGSLGAGAFYVASIMSGVGAVMVLASLFIMNPKKEATT, from the coding sequence ATGGGTTTGCCTTTGGCAGCGCGCCTTGGTTCGCCGGCTGTCCGGACTGGTCTTTTCTATGCGACACTGTTCACCTCGGGTGCGGTGTCAAATCCGTTCCTGCCGATCTGGCTGAGTGAGCGCGGCATTGGCACCGCCGAAATCGGTGTCATCAACGCCGCGCCGATCTTTGCGATGATCGTCATCAACCTCATCGTCGGACGCCTGGCCGATCGCGCCAGCGACTGGCGCACGGTCATCGTCATCGGCTCCATCCTGGCGGCGATCCCGCCGATCTTCCTCTTGTTCATGGATAGCTACGTCGCTGTGATCATCCTGTGGACTCTGGTCATCGTGCCCTTCCAGGCGATTGCACCGGTGGTTGACGCCGCCGCCTATCGCATGGCGCGGCGGACCGGGATGGACTTCGGCGCCATTCGCGTCTGGGGCACCATCGGCTTTGTGGTTGTGACGTTGCTGGCCGGGGTGGTGCTCGACCGGCTGGGGCCGCAGGCATTCATACCACTGCTGATCGCCGTCAGCGTTATCAGGGCGCTGATGTCGCTCGGCTTGCCGCTATTCCGCGCGCCTGACGAGTACATGCGGCCGATGCATCCCATCGACGCGCCCATCAACCCGCTGATCGCCATTCGCCTGGGGCAGATGTGGCGGCCGTGGTTTCTCCTAACGCTGATCGGTGCGTCGCTGCTGCATGGCAGCCACATGATGCAGATGGGTTTCGGTGCGCTGATCTGGGCGGAGGAGGGGATACCCGGCTGGGTCATCGGCATCCTGTGGGCCGTGGCGCCTACGGCCGAAATCCTGGCCATGGTGTTTTTCGAGCGCATCACCAAGCGCTTCGCGGCGCGCCATCTGATCCTGCTCGGCTGCATCGCTGGCGCCATCCGCTGGTGGGGCTTTGCCCTTGAGCCCGATATCTGGGTGCTGGTGCTGTTGCAAACCTTGCACTTGGCCACCGTCGGCCTCACCTTCCTCGGCATCACCAATTTCATCGCCAACTGGACCAGCGAGGACATTGCCGCGGAAGCTCAGAGCTTCTTCGTCATGATCCGGCAGGTCATCACGGTGGTGGCCCTGCTCGGCTTCGGCTTCCTCGCCGGATCGCTCGGGGCGGGGGCGTTTTATGTCGCCTCGATCATGAGCGGTGTGGGTGCCGTCATGGTGCTGGCCTCGCTTTTCATTATGAATCCGAAGAAGGAAGCCACAACCTAG
- a CDS encoding glycosyltransferase family 4 protein — protein sequence MSQLQLAGAPSRRIIVITDAWRPQVNGVVRTLESVGRELTAAGHAVTFLTPERFWTLPVPTYPEIRISLASLGAVARQIDAAMPDHIHIATEGPLGLLARHHCLERHLGFTTSFHTRFPEYVAMRVPVPEEWSYGYLRWFHSAAVRTLVPTPSLRDDLLERGFVRLGLWSRGVDAVRFRPGPKTRFIDLPGPHLLYVGRVAAEKNVEAFLDLDIAGTKIVVGDGPDCARLMRSYPKTVFMGYRHGQELGELYRSADVLVFPSLTDTFGNVITEALASGTPVAAYPVTGPRDVLSDPRAGTVHEKLEIAVAQALTLDRADARTHAERFTWAASAATFLTALEPLRQPQPALAAAV from the coding sequence ATGTCGCAGCTACAATTGGCGGGAGCGCCGTCGCGGCGCATCATTGTTATCACTGATGCCTGGCGTCCCCAGGTCAACGGCGTAGTGCGAACGCTCGAAAGTGTGGGCCGGGAACTCACGGCGGCGGGTCACGCGGTAACGTTCCTCACCCCTGAGCGCTTCTGGACGCTGCCGGTGCCGACCTATCCGGAGATCCGCATCTCCCTGGCCAGCCTCGGCGCCGTCGCCCGGCAGATCGACGCCGCGATGCCCGACCACATCCATATTGCGACCGAGGGGCCGCTAGGCCTGCTGGCACGCCATCATTGCCTCGAGCGGCATCTGGGCTTTACCACGAGCTTCCACACCCGGTTTCCCGAATATGTAGCGATGCGCGTGCCGGTGCCTGAGGAATGGAGCTACGGCTATCTGCGCTGGTTCCACAGCGCTGCGGTCCGTACCCTCGTGCCGACGCCTTCGCTGCGCGATGACCTGCTGGAACGCGGCTTCGTCCGGCTCGGACTCTGGAGCCGCGGCGTCGATGCTGTGCGCTTTCGGCCGGGACCCAAGACCAGATTCATCGATCTGCCGGGACCGCATCTGCTCTATGTCGGGCGCGTGGCGGCGGAGAAGAATGTCGAGGCGTTTCTCGACCTCGATATTGCCGGTACCAAGATCGTCGTGGGCGACGGGCCGGATTGCGCCCGGCTCATGCGGAGTTACCCAAAGACGGTGTTCATGGGTTATCGCCATGGCCAGGAGCTGGGCGAGCTCTACCGCAGCGCCGATGTGCTGGTCTTTCCCAGCCTGACCGATACGTTCGGCAATGTCATTACCGAGGCGCTCGCCTCAGGCACGCCGGTTGCGGCCTATCCGGTTACCGGTCCGCGGGACGTGCTCAGCGACCCGCGCGCAGGCACTGTGCATGAAAAGCTCGAAATCGCCGTGGCCCAGGCGCTTACACTCGATCGCGCCGACGCACGCACGCATGCCGAGCGCTTCACCTGGGCAGCCAGTGCGGCGACGTTTCTGACGGCTCTCGAACCGCTCCGCCAGCCCCAACCGGCGCTTGCGGCGGCCGTATAG
- a CDS encoding UDP-2,3-diacylglucosamine diphosphatase codes for MADDREVRQVRAIFISDVHLGMKPIRCGQLIEFLRAHEAETIYLVGDIIDGWRLAKNWHWPSEYNLLVQVLLDKANAGTRVIYLPGNHDEFLREYLGTYFGEVEFVDRTVHTTATGKTYLVIHGDQFDVVVMNAKWLAHVGDWAYNAALRVNIAINWVRRRLGLQYWSLSAWAKQKVKNAVSVIGRFEEALVHEAKESGVDGVICGHIHFADMHDRLGIHYINTGDWVESCTAIVETPEGAFELVKWTEMVAGEPRKFRLRRAAS; via the coding sequence ATGGCGGATGACCGCGAAGTCCGACAGGTCCGGGCCATATTCATCTCGGATGTGCATCTGGGCATGAAGCCGATCCGCTGCGGCCAGCTCATCGAGTTCCTGCGGGCGCACGAGGCCGAGACCATCTACCTGGTCGGCGATATCATCGATGGCTGGCGGCTGGCGAAGAACTGGCACTGGCCGAGCGAGTACAATTTGCTGGTGCAGGTACTGCTCGACAAGGCCAATGCCGGCACCCGGGTTATCTATCTGCCTGGTAATCACGACGAATTCCTGCGCGAGTATCTCGGCACCTATTTCGGCGAGGTCGAGTTCGTCGATCGCACCGTGCACACCACAGCCACAGGCAAGACCTATCTCGTCATCCATGGCGACCAGTTCGACGTGGTGGTGATGAATGCCAAGTGGCTCGCCCATGTCGGCGACTGGGCCTACAACGCGGCTTTGCGCGTCAATATCGCCATCAACTGGGTGCGCCGCCGGCTAGGCCTGCAATACTGGTCGCTCAGCGCCTGGGCCAAGCAGAAGGTCAAGAATGCGGTGTCGGTCATCGGTCGCTTCGAGGAAGCGCTGGTGCACGAGGCCAAGGAATCGGGCGTCGATGGCGTCATCTGTGGTCACATCCACTTCGCCGACATGCATGACCGCCTGGGCATCCACTACATCAACACCGGTGACTGGGTGGAAAGCTGCACTGCCATTGTCGAAACGCCCGAGGGGGCGTTCGAACTGGTGAAATGGACCGAGATGGTGGCGGGAGAACCCCGCAAGTTCCGGTTGCGCCGCGCCGCGAGTTAA
- a CDS encoding MFS transporter — protein MSSPEARSRLTPEFRTSVFYFTYFMGPGAAVMFLPIWLSEKGITTEQIGLINAVPVFVILALNLIVGRVADRAKDWRQVIVIGALIAGIVPIGLFFVNEFWGILLFWTLISLPTGAIGPVLDAATMRLTRRNGTDFGTIRAWGTVGYMLFNALTGFLVVWFGSAIFVPLFVGLALARSAASLQLPAFRAPAEQATIAAVRPVAGKLREIISKPWFVLPLIGFALIFGTHVVLNAFASLLWKEQGISESVIGPLLALGALAEAVTMFGWKRFGGRISARHMILISAVASILRWTAMAFSPPVPVLVLLQLTHGLTYALGFLGCVHFIANWTSEDIAAETQSLFTVVQQVAAVVALIGFGWLVGLFGAHAYLVAAIAAAIGALCIWQSLRMMQPKDDATAR, from the coding sequence ATGTCTTCGCCAGAGGCCCGCTCGCGCCTAACGCCCGAATTTCGGACGAGCGTGTTCTATTTTACCTATTTCATGGGGCCGGGCGCGGCCGTGATGTTCCTGCCCATCTGGCTCAGCGAGAAGGGCATCACCACCGAGCAGATCGGTCTCATCAACGCGGTGCCGGTCTTTGTCATCCTGGCGCTCAACCTGATCGTCGGTCGCGTCGCCGATCGCGCCAAGGATTGGCGCCAGGTGATCGTCATCGGCGCGCTGATCGCCGGTATCGTCCCCATTGGCCTGTTCTTCGTCAACGAGTTTTGGGGCATCCTGCTGTTCTGGACCTTGATCAGCCTGCCAACCGGTGCGATCGGCCCGGTGCTCGACGCAGCGACGATGCGTCTGACGCGGCGTAATGGCACCGATTTCGGCACCATCCGAGCCTGGGGCACGGTCGGCTATATGCTGTTCAATGCCCTGACCGGCTTTCTGGTCGTCTGGTTCGGCTCGGCGATCTTCGTGCCGCTCTTTGTCGGGCTCGCCTTGGCGCGCTCTGCCGCTTCACTGCAGTTGCCGGCCTTCCGCGCGCCGGCCGAGCAGGCCACTATCGCCGCTGTGCGCCCGGTGGCCGGCAAGCTGCGCGAGATCATCTCCAAACCCTGGTTCGTCCTGCCGCTCATCGGCTTTGCGCTGATTTTCGGCACTCACGTCGTGCTCAATGCCTTCGCGTCGCTGCTCTGGAAGGAACAGGGGATTTCCGAGAGTGTCATCGGGCCGCTGCTGGCGCTGGGTGCCCTGGCCGAGGCCGTCACGATGTTCGGCTGGAAGCGTTTCGGCGGCAGGATTTCGGCGCGCCATATGATCCTGATTTCAGCTGTTGCGTCGATACTGCGCTGGACGGCCATGGCGTTCTCGCCGCCAGTGCCCGTTTTGGTGCTGCTGCAGCTCACCCATGGCCTGACCTATGCGCTCGGATTCCTCGGCTGCGTGCACTTCATCGCCAACTGGACCAGCGAAGATATCGCGGCGGAGACGCAGAGCCTGTTCACCGTCGTGCAGCAGGTCGCCGCAGTGGTCGCACTCATCGGTTTTGGTTGGCTTGTCGGCCTGTTCGGTGCCCATGCCTACCTCGTCGCGGCCATCGCTGCCGCAATTGGCGCATTGTGCATCTGGCAATCGCTGCGCATGATGCAGCCGAAGGACGACGCAACGGCGAGGTAA